The region taaactactagaaatagtctatttattctactaaattacgaccacaagttattctattatttttattacaaatttataatcattatatatttatataaatattttaaaaatataatataacggaataaataaaaatttaaaatattaaccggaaccgtgcatcgcacgggatttatgctAGTTATTAATAAGACTtaatatggatagaaaatacatcccaaagacacattaaatgtcgcattaattacgCTTTGGCTTCTTATCTGAAAAGTCCAATACAGACCTGTCTGGTCCAAGTTTCATAGCAGACCTATCTGGTCCAAAGCTTCGTAACAGGCCTATGACGGCCCAAACATCCAAGGCCCACCAACAGAGGTCGTCCAAGTCCATGAACCTGAGTTGTTCATGGACTAGGCCCAACATGGCTGGAAGAACAGATATGTGTGTGTTCTAAATGGACTCAAAGTCTTACATAGAAGGTTCTGGATCTCCTTCCTTAAGGggactcctaatcaccatctaagttcgagacttatccaccaagtctcctaacagaagtctaaccctagactcaactctatataaagggctctacccctcaatctagaattacatttttggcttgattctctacaatacagagatacgtaggcatcttgcaaggattgatagtcccgaacgcaagagcagccattaaagctcgaatctcaccaaccctagcattaaatactaaagtactcaggtttttattccacaacatttggcgccatATGTGGGAATCttacaacaaccatggtgaacacacggaGCAGAAACACTAGTGGGACAGACACTCCTGTCCCATCGCGAACAATCATATCAGCAGTAGAAGCAGCACCACACTCAACTTATGCCCCCACCCAAGAAGAAACCCTAGTAGGGGCAACTGAGGCTCaaccacaagggacgaatcccccggctcctcaaaGGACGAACCCCCAACTTCAGCAGTTGCATGCACCTGTGAACTATCAACCCCTTGGATATGAGTACTCGACAATTGTGACTGTtaaccccccttacgggatgcctctataccccgAAGTTGGAGGGAGTAGACACCCTGGtaggagtgaagcacaagggcggaCGCCCCAATACATATGTGGTTTGGCTCATATTCCAGaagatcaagaattctctgggccttatactgaaagagactccgaGTCATCGGACGACGATGTTGCTCCAAGAAGAAGGCGTGCTGGCAAGGAGCCGATGGCTGACACTGAACAACGCTCTAGGAGCAcacaagggatgaatccccaagatgTTCAAGAGAGGATCAGAGCTCATGAAGcagagatccaaaggctgaagcgaGACCTGGAGACACATCTGGCCCCAAGACCCCCACTTGTTCCAAGgcggagaaatcctcctccaatcatagacctagatggtccaataccaagaagaGCAGCtgccccaagggctgatccaagtgatcttatgccACTAGGTGATCCTGATGATTCGAACCCACCATTCACTGATGAGATAATGAATGCTcgtatctcaaggaagttcaagatgcccaccatcaaagcatacgATGGTACTGGCGACCCCActaatcatgttaggacgttCTCTAATGCCCTGTTGTTATAGCCCGTGAACGGCgttattaagtgtcgggccttccctcaaaccctatcgggcatggctcaaaggtggtacagccatctgcccccaaactctattggatcctttAAGGACTTGAGTCAAGCTTTTATCAAGCAGTTCATGAGTGGCAGAGTGCACGAGAAGAGCTCAGCACCTCTCATAGGTATAGtccaaggagcaaaggagtccctGAGAGAGTATCTGAATTGATTTACGAAGGAGGCTTTGAAGGTCCCTAATCTTGATGATAAAGTACCTATGATAGCCCTGCATCAGGGGACTAGagacgagttctttaagatgtccttgTCTAAGCGCCCTCccgaaagcatgttgcagctccaggatagagCTGGAAAATATATTAAGGTggaggaaagtatgaagaagatAGCTGTGAGTAACGAACCTACTGGAAACAAGAAGCGGAAGACGGATTAGGAGTATgatgccaaggacaagtatccaaGAATTGGCAAAAACTCTGACTCctcctcttctaagaagaatcagCAACCAAGATTCGCTGAATATGCAAGGTTGAATGCTAATTGAGAAGGACAAGGACTTCAAATGGTcgaagccactaaggggagaccccgaGAAAAGAGACAAGAGTCAGTACTGTAGTTTTCATAAGGATGTCGGTCATGATACCGACGATTGTAGGAAACTTaaggatgagattgagtatcTGATCCGAAGGGGAAAGTTTGGACGTTTCACCAAGGGTGAGGAGGCCGGAGgccaaaagagagataatgatcgAAGAGATGATGATCGAAGGGGTAACGACAGAGATCGTAACCCACAGCCCCGAGGGCCAGTAATCAATATGATCTCAGGAGGACCTACAGCAGCTGGTACTACAAGGAACTCCCGAAAAGCTTATGCAAGAGAAGTGATGAGCATAGTTGGAGAGCCATCTAAGCGTTCTAAGTTAGAGATGACGGTTAAATTTGGTGACCCCGACCTTGAAGGTTCGAAATTTCCTCAGGATGATCCTCTGGTTATCACTCCTATAATTGGAAATTTCCCTGTTATGAGGGTCCTAGTAGACAATGGAACTTCTATGGATATTCTGTTCCATGACACATCCATAAGGATGGGCTACAATGATTCTCAGCTAACTCCATCCAACTCACCCATCTACGGGTTTAACCATGTGGACTGCAAAGTCGAAGGAGCAATACAACTTCCCGTAACTATCGGGGAAGAGCCCAGGGAGGCCACACAGATGTTGAACTTTCAGGTTGTCAAGGCAGCCTctacttacaatgctatcatgggtagAACAGGGATCCATGCTTTTAAGGTTGTGCCCTCAACCTACCACATGGTACTGAAGTTCCCAACTAGGAATGGTCCTGGAGAAGCAAAGGGAGATCAGAAGATGGCCCATAGTTGCTATGTTGCAGCACTTAGGCCCGATGGAACAGGGGGCAGGTCCTCCCTatagaagacatggatgtccgagaaaatgacgaacTACGAGAAAAGACAGCCGAGGACTTGGTCCCAATTCCTTTAGACCCCTTAGACCCAGAGAAGGTCACGTACATGGGGCATCTCTGGACAAGCCCTTGAAGGGTCGAATGACAACTTTCCTCCAGGAAAACAATAATATATTTGCTTGGACAACAACTGATATTCCTAGGATTGACCCAAACTTTATAACTCATAGGTTGAATATTGATCCAACTCGGAAGGCTGTAAAGCAaaagaagagaacttatgcccctgatAGGCTGGAAGCCATTAAGCAGGAGGTCGAGAAGCTTTTAGAAGCTGGATTTATTGAGGAAGTGCAATTTCCTGAATGGTTGGCTAACCCCGTAATGGtcaagaaggccaatggaaagtggaggatgtgcattGACTTCACTGATTTGAATGATGCTTGTCCCAAAGACTGTTAcccctaccaaggattgataccctgatcgatGCCACTGTTGGACATGAGATGTTAAGCTTCATGAATGGcttcagtggatacaatcaaatcagaatgcataaggatgacacccctaaggtatctttcataactgactttggtgtATTCTGTTATCTTtttatggcttttggacttaagaatgcaggagctacttacCAAAGACTGGTAAACAAGATATTTACCCATCTAATTGGGAAAACCATGGAGGTCTATGTCGAAGATATGTTAGTAAAAAGCCTAATCAAGGCCGATCATATTAGTCACCTCagagaggcatttgaagtgctaaggcaccacaagatgatgttaaacccatccaagtgtgcttttggcgttgggtctggaaaatttttgggtcACATGGTCTCTAAGAGGGGGATAGAGGCCAATCCCGACAAGATCAAAGTCATCCTACAGGGAGAATTGTAgctctagggaggttcatctccaagtctggagatAAATGCCTGTcctttttcaaaacccttaagaaggtgaagGACTTTGAAAGGACAACTAAGAGCCAAGAAGCCTTTGAACAACTGAAAAAGTACATGACTAAAGCCCCGTTGGCTAAACCAAGTCCGGAGGACATTCTTTACTTGTACCTCGCGGTATTTGAACAAGTCGTGGTGTAGTCCTCGTGAAGGAAGAGCAGAAGCTCCAGAAACCTATATACTATGTGAGCAAGGTGCTCCACGGAGCAGAGTTGAATTACTGCACCACGGAGAAATTTGCACTTGCTCTCATCACAGCCTCGAGGAAGTTAAGACCAtacttccaggctcacaagatCGAAGTCCTGACGGACCAACCCTTGAGGAATATACTTCATAGCCCGAAGGCCAGCGGAAGGCTCATCAAGTGGGCGATtgagttaggagagtttgatatcAAGTATAAGCCTCGAACGGCCATCAAGGCTCAGGCCTTAGCAGACTTTGTGGTCGAATGCACCATCaacaaccaagaagtcggggacAGGAGATAGTAACCCCAGAAGAAGGAGAGAAGGAGAAGGATGAAGAAACAACCTtaaaagagtattgggttctctattttaaCGGAGCGTCCAAAACAAAATCTAGTGGTGCGGGCCTAGTCTTGCAAAGCTCTGATGGGTTTATGATTGAATATGCTTTAAAATTGGACTTCCCAACTATGaacaatgaagcagaatatgaagcattGATAACTGGCTTAGGCTTAGCTAGAGTCGTGAGGGCCAAAAACCTGAAGGTCTGCGGAGACTTAAGACTTGTAGTTGCTCAAGTTAATGGAGAGTTTGAAGCCAAGGATGAAACTATGGCCAAATACCTGAGAGTCGTAAAGGGAATACTGactcagtttgatgaatggtaTGCAGAACATGTTCCGAGGGAGGAGAACACTACGGCAGATGCCTTGTCCCAGTTCGCCTCGTCTGAAGTCGAGAACTATCCGAGAAGTATTTACTTCCAGGTCTTGAAGACCCCTACTATTCATGTCATAAATCTGATAGCACCGGTTGGTGTGGCAAGCTGTTGGATAGACCCGATCAAGACCCACTTAGAAATTGGGTGGTTCCCTGATGACGCCCAAGAAGCACACAAGCTGTCGGTTAGAGCGTTAAGATACTCGTTGATTGAAGGCCTTCTTTACAAAAGGTCCTTTGTTATTCTGTACTTGAAGTGCTTAAGACCTCTTGAAGCAGAGGAGGCACTTAAAGAAGCCCATGAAgggatttgtggacaacacttggggggcagggtcctcgctcacaagataactcggTTGGGATTTTACTGGCCAACTATGCTAGCTGATGCAAAGGCTTATGTGAAGAAGTGCGACAGGTACCAGAGGCACGCTCTGATAGTACGACAGCCCCCAGAGAGGCTTACGTCGATCAGCACACCCATCCCTTTTGTATGTGGGGAATGGACATACTTGGACCATTTCCTATGGCATCGGGACAGAGGAAGTTCATTGTGGTAGCCATAGACTACT is a window of Apium graveolens cultivar Ventura chromosome 11, ASM990537v1, whole genome shotgun sequence DNA encoding:
- the LOC141696074 gene encoding uncharacterized protein LOC141696074; amino-acid sequence: MLIEKDKDFKWSKPLRGDPEKRDKSQYCSFHKDVGHDTDDCRKLKDEIEYLIRRGKFGRFTKGEEAGGQKRDNDRRDDDRRGNDRDRNPQPRGPVINMISGGPTAAGTTRNSRKAYAREVMSIVGEPSKRSKLEMTVKFGDPDLEGSKFPQDDPLVITPIIGNFPVMRVLVDNGTSMDILFHDTSIRMGYNDSQLTPSNSPIYGFNHVDCKVEGAIQLPVTIGEEPREATQMLNFQVVKAASTYNAIMGRTGIHAFKVVPSTYHMVLKFPTRNGPGEAKGDQKMAHSCYVAALRPDGTGGRLNIDPTRKAVKQKKRTYAPDRLEAIKQEVEKLLEAGFIEEVQFPEWSYLPKTGKQDIYPSNWENHGGLCRRYVSKKPNQGRSY